The following coding sequences lie in one Paracidovorax avenae genomic window:
- a CDS encoding RNA polymerase factor sigma-54, which yields MKPGLSLRISQHLALTPQLQQSIRLLQLSTLELSQEVEQMLDENPFLERNPDEAPREEFGLPQADAPVSDADRGAEESLYTPASGATEAAASSPGEGASEGPDAPEVPDAPDWEGDGTVEMAPDDGEWGGEAPARTRNQMGDEDDTDATELAREHESLTDYLHRQALSLRLSEVDRAALRFLIESLNDDGYLDESLEALAVALAGEEDPEQVEELVHRFTVALRLLQSLEPVGVGARGLSECMALQLRALQEDGDAEPEVLQAALRICSQPLEMLARRDVRRLAQGCGASEECTRAAMALIARLEPRPGRAFAQVERNIIVPDVIVKKSSGRGAAHAFTVQLNPDVMPRLRVHDIYAGALRGNRGGEGHQALQQRLQEARWFIKNIQQRFDTILRVSRAIVDRQKNFFVHGELAMRPLVLRDIADELGLHESTISRVTTAKYMATPQGTYELKYFFGSGLGTETGGNASSTAVRALIKQFVASESPAKPLSDSQIAEMLKEQGIECARRTVAKYREALKIAPANLRKAL from the coding sequence ATGAAGCCGGGACTGTCGCTGCGCATCTCGCAGCATCTGGCGCTGACGCCGCAACTGCAGCAGTCGATCCGGCTGCTGCAGCTGTCCACGCTGGAGCTGTCGCAGGAAGTCGAGCAGATGCTCGACGAGAACCCCTTCCTGGAGCGCAATCCGGACGAGGCGCCGCGCGAGGAGTTCGGGTTGCCGCAGGCGGATGCGCCGGTGAGCGATGCCGACCGCGGTGCGGAGGAGTCCCTCTATACGCCGGCCAGCGGGGCCACGGAGGCGGCAGCCTCGTCGCCCGGCGAGGGCGCATCCGAAGGCCCGGACGCGCCGGAGGTGCCCGACGCGCCGGACTGGGAGGGCGACGGCACCGTCGAGATGGCGCCCGACGACGGCGAGTGGGGTGGCGAGGCGCCCGCACGCACCCGCAACCAGATGGGGGACGAGGACGACACGGACGCCACCGAACTCGCGCGCGAGCACGAGTCGCTTACCGATTACCTGCACCGGCAGGCGCTGTCGCTGCGCCTGTCGGAGGTGGACCGCGCGGCGCTCCGCTTCCTGATCGAATCCCTGAACGACGACGGCTACCTCGACGAGTCGCTCGAAGCCCTGGCCGTGGCCCTGGCGGGCGAGGAAGACCCCGAGCAGGTGGAGGAACTGGTGCACCGCTTCACGGTGGCGCTGCGGCTCTTGCAGAGCCTGGAGCCCGTGGGCGTGGGCGCGCGCGGCCTGAGCGAATGCATGGCGCTGCAGCTGCGGGCCCTGCAGGAAGATGGCGATGCGGAACCCGAAGTGCTGCAGGCGGCGCTGCGCATCTGCAGTCAGCCGCTGGAGATGCTGGCGCGGCGCGACGTGCGCCGGCTCGCCCAGGGCTGCGGTGCCAGCGAGGAGTGCACGCGCGCGGCGATGGCGCTCATCGCACGGCTGGAACCCCGGCCGGGCCGGGCTTTCGCGCAGGTCGAGCGCAACATCATCGTTCCCGACGTGATCGTGAAGAAGAGCAGCGGCCGCGGGGCCGCGCATGCGTTCACGGTGCAGCTCAATCCGGACGTCATGCCGCGGCTGCGCGTGCACGACATCTACGCTGGCGCGCTGCGCGGCAACCGCGGCGGCGAGGGGCACCAGGCGCTGCAGCAGCGGCTGCAGGAGGCACGCTGGTTCATCAAGAACATCCAGCAGCGGTTCGACACCATCCTGCGCGTCTCGCGCGCCATCGTGGACCGCCAGAAGAACTTCTTCGTGCATGGCGAGCTGGCCATGCGGCCGCTCGTGCTGCGCGACATCGCCGACGAGCTGGGACTGCACGAGTCCACCATCAGCCGGGTGACCACGGCCAAGTACATGGCCACGCCCCAGGGGACCTACGAGCTGAAGTATTTCTTCGGCTCGGGGCTGGGCACGGAGACGGGCGGCAATGCGTCCAGCACGGCCGTGCGTGCGCTCATCAAGCAGTTCGTCGCATCGGAGAGCCCGGCCAAGCCGCTGTCGGACAGCCAGATCGCGGAGATGCTCAAGGAGCAGGGCATCGAGTGCGCGCGCCGCACGGTCGCCAAGTACCGCGAGGCGCTGAAGATCGCGCCGGCCAACCTGCGCAAGGCGCTGTAA